Within Haematobia irritans isolate KBUSLIRL chromosome 2, ASM5000362v1, whole genome shotgun sequence, the genomic segment TAAACTTCTAATatgttataaacaaattttactttgtttataatgggttttttgttttacaCATATTACTTTTcacgtaattttaaattaaaaataataaggtatgtattttgtttaaattatagaATTGTTATTATACCTGCTGATAACACAGCAACGTAGTGTTAAGTTATTGGAAATAAGTTGTCACCCTAGCAGCCCGATATTTAGGGAAGGATTGGGTAAACCTGTAATTAAAGATCACACTAGGTCAAATACTAAACTATATATGATgaaatatgtaaagaaaaaaataggcATAGTATAGAAATGAtaactataaacaaaaattggcaaacaaaaataaaaaaaaaatctaaagcctAACAGAGCCATTTGAAAATGGTCCATAACTtctaacagaatttttttcagtgactgCGAAATACTGAAATATTCTTTTTGAACTTACCTTCTTTTGCACTATTTGCATTCATAGGGATTCGCATATCCTGCTTTTGATTTTGCTTTAAGATCTACTGCGGCTGCGAGATATACTGCGCCCTCTTTCGCCAATGCCTCCTATACCAGCACCACCTAAACCATTGCGGCTTCCACTTCGACTTAGGGAACGTCTGATTGGACTGCGTGAGAATTTGGTTCGTCGCACTGGGGAACGGCTCTGTGGGGAACGTGAGCGTGAATATGATCGACGGCGTGGACTACGAGAACGGCGACGCATTGGAGAACGTGAACGACGACGTCCACCGCCTCCACCTCCTCGTCGACCACCGTTGTAACGGCGATTATTATTGCTGGGCGATGTGGGGCGACCATAGCGAGCCATTTGTACGCGTAACTCCCTACCGTCTAATTTGCGACCATCCATGGCTTCCAAAGCTTCTTCTGCATCGCGTTTGTCATAGAATCTACAAGAAgaggaaaattcaattaattactcGAAATCAATTGCAATATCCTAATAATTTTCGTGTGCATTAAATATTGTAGCTTTCGTACGTATGTTGCCTAGTAAAGGTGCGTAGGCAACTgttgcaaattaaaaacaatatttctttAGCACTTTAATTAGTTATTATTCTTTTGCTGGTTatcaaaagaacaaattttatattaaaaagtgcAAAATTATCATATCACAAATCTTTATTACCACGACTTGAGATAAAACACCATAATCAGccaaacacaattttgtataaccaTGATGTACCACATTCATACTATCTACGCATGTGGTATACATACATTTTCCACACACATGTACACACAGCTAAGATTAAATTACCGGTACAAGTTACAATCTTCCCAACATGGTAAGTGATGGGCAGATGCATACTAATGGCTTTAATTTAGCAAACCCACTCATTTTTGTTAATTATATGAAGTTGGAAGTATTGCGTAGTATACGCGATTCTATACAGACTGGAGAAACCAACTGAAAGACTTACCTAACAAATGCGAAACCTCTGCTTTCACGAGTATGACGATCTCGTGGGATGTAAATATCGCCAACATCACCACAACGTTCGAAGACACGTCTCAAATCCTCTGGTGTAGTACGATACGTCAAATTATCAAcctataattaataaaaattgaaattaaatttcactttattgaagaaaaaagccACGCCGCCATTTTGTTTTTGCACTTCAAAAGGCGACGGGCAAAAATGGTTAGACCACCACTGCAACGTAATTAACCAGTTTTATGTATATCCTTTGATGAACTTACCTTTAAAGAAATCATTCCATCAATACGTGGTGGTGGACGTCCTCCATTATTGTTACTCATCTTGCTTCGACTATTCATAAACTCCAAAAAACTTCCTGATCAAAAAATACTTTGCCTTTATCGTCGCGTTGTCCACGATATTCAATATGGCGGATGTACTAGACGGAAATAAAAACCACCCGATAAAACGCGACCACGTCTGAACTTCAAGAATACAAAATACAAATGAACGATAGGTATACATGTTGAGAGAAGAAGAAGCACTTGACGAATGAATAATTAACGATTAATTAGTTCGACTTCTGTAACGTGATGTAAGCATCGTGTTACGTCATCGACTGTTGATATATTCTACTACGTCTCGTACCAAGCGGCAGCATAGATTGTTTCATATTAGTACATTCTCGATATTCACAATTAAAATCTATTTACTAACTAAGGTTCTCAGATTAGCAAAATATCAAGGTTTCAATAATTTGATGATTTAAAAGCTGAGATGTGTTTGttggaaactgggattgaacccatgaagcTTTGTATGCAAGCCGAGCATACTAAGCACAtggcctgccagcatttcaaagttccatttcaccctcatcgctaccacagactcgtaaatgtcaccacaaccatcgcgaactgtgatgggggaagcatatcaaaaagtacaaaatgtacatgaaagtattttgccatcactactgttagaagagccattttattttttgtgaaaagccaagcgcaaccagcttgttatattttatttaaataaaaacgaaaataaagttctgaaaacatagatattacgcttaaaattgtgaaaggtatatggtgaacaattttcgactttccaaatagaataaagtgattgtttttcaaatatttttccaggcatgcTGTCTCcatcaaaaataaacaaactggctgatagacgctgcaatatgtaacttgctacttaaaactcaacatcattcttttattaatgcaaaaaattatgttaaatgtgatgagataaaccgaaaaatgttatatttataagaaattataaatgtttaatcaaatcaataaacatctacacaatcgtgttttacttgaccacaatgattcttctacaattaccttaaaatgcacttattctgatagtttgcaggggttcttattggcgtcctccgaaattgatctaaataggcacctaataattgcactgatgagaaactttttcgtagtaacttggcgtggtacaacttctcaatagtgacggcgcttttccgacgagtttttgatgtcgtatatgattgttttcgacgcagtggggattctcagaagcgcccccaaattcaaaaaatgttggcagggcacggttactttttttttaattaattaatttagaaatataaaattatttgaaaacaattccttggatcttttccatcctatATTTGGCAAgctttgatcaaaatataatcgtcttcataaatatatttgtactcttaatttagtgttttggtgaaaaagccgaacatagtactcaccttaaagtgaaaactaaatcagtaaaaaagtcataaaattatacatatttgttgcagatttcattataacttgatggggaatatcccaaagcaaattttcacaaagtttgtattctttaaaatggattattaaagaaaagtaatcgtgaaaaaatgatgattttagcgcctaaactcgaacttaaatcCCACcttaaggtaggtactatgttcgctttccccagcgaaatcccatacaaaaccaaaaatgcgaaaaactaccgaaatattttttcatttgtggtactttgtttttttcgagttgaaaaactgacgtaaagCGCACAGTCCCTAATTAGATCGTgttaaatccttccatatgttgagattagttagtttcaaaacatggcgccatttgcaatgtgaattaagaaataatttatttattcaaatgatttgtgtgaaATTACAATACAAATGTGGTTCGCActgttatttaaaaatgcaaaaagatcgattgacaaaataaaaataacttggAGTGGTATTTTCGTAATAAAGCCACCATTTAGCGGCTCCCTACTACatgatagaatagaaataatgtacataacatgaaatttatagaaaagtgttaacaaaataaagttttagttagtgaatttcattttacaatcgtttctttTTACTGGGTATAGGGATAATAAACACATCGTAATTATAAAGAAGGCAGTGCGAATGATGTTGCAGTACTATGGTAGCtacgaatggaatcacaagaataaattgctatgttccaaaaataaaatgcaaaaattaaatatgcatatatcttgcattttatcgattcaaaacactggttgaattttataacgtgactgaaatagttataaaattatacattgggagagtataacAAGAAACATTCTTCAGTAAACCAGCCATTTTAAAtctcaatgtattaatttcagtcaacgaagagttcctggtatagaacactaacatccctttgtgacgaattatcttgcgaaatataagtcgggaacagtgacttttGCTTAGGAACTACCCTTGAACGTGAGTTATAGGCTTATGTTTATTGAACAAAAAGTTTCACTTTGACTATAGCTATTGTATGGTGTACGTGTTTTAACTGGTCACCCCATGATGTTGTTCCCCCCGAAGTAAcaacattggcaaatgaaatggcgttattatcctttgtgggaaccgtggtggtgaccactggatttgaaattgctagtgaggcggcaACAGCATGGACATAAGTACACTCCTGTCCGCTGGTATTGGAATGCGATTGTGTAGATATTGTGgacaccaacgaattaagtttgttgatgaatgagtccattgctgcgcatgatgtaaaagttagcataaaggccggtactctgttcggttttcgcgttgaaactccatacaaaaccaaaaaatgcgaaaaatttgcgaaattttttccatttgtgatactttgtttttttttggtgttgaaaaactgacgtttatagcacggcgccatttgcaatgtgaattaagaaataatttatttattaaaaactatttgttcgggtttataaatcaaacacggaccatatttttgttccgaaactatacaaaggatcaaaggaatagcagatcaattgcccaaggaaaaataaaatgttattttgtaaaaacaagcaacaccaccaacttaatcaaatatcgctccctgtaaaatagcgctccaagctacctaaaaaaacgccgctttctatgtgcgaaataatggtttccataaaaaattttcgcaagaatgaacataaagggtgattcttttgaggttaggattttcatgcattagtatttgacagatcacgtgggatttcagacatggtgtcgaagagaaagatgctcagtatgctttgacatttcatcatgaatagacttactaacgagcaacgcttgcaaatcattgaattttattaccaaaatcagtggcagaaaatccgcttttttatcgacaaattttgttcagcgatgaggctcatttctggttgaatggctacgtaaataagcaaaattgccgcatttggagtgaagagcaaccagaagccgttcaagaactgcccatgcatcccgaaaaatgcactgtttggtgtggtttgtacgctggtggaatcattggaccgtattttttcaaagatgctgttggacgcaacgttacggtgaatggcgatcgctatcgttcgatgctaacaaactttttgttgccaaaaatggaagaactaaacttggttgacatgtggtttcaacaagatggcgctacatgccacacagctcgcgattctatggccattttgagggaaaacttcggagaacaattcatctcaagaaatggaccggtaagttggccaccaagatcatgcgatttgacgcctttagactattttttgtggggctacgtcaagtctaaagtctacagaaataagccagcaactattccagctttggaagacaacatttccgaagaaattcgggctattccggccgaaatgctcgaaaaagttgcccaaaattggactttccgaatggaccacctaagacgcagccgcggtcaacatttaaatgaaattatcttcaaaaagtaaatgtcatggaccaatctaacgtttcaaataaagaaccgatgagattttgcaaattttatgcgtttttttttttaaaaaagttatcaagctcttaacaaatcaccctttagtaccggccttaacaccggaattatatgtttgttagatgggcgttacaaattgacggtatccatttggaaaagctgaagaagacgacaatgtaccacatgtcGTTAAAGCTGTTGCCGAATGTGGTAAGACACCAGGAGTAGAGCAGCTAGCGTtatattcttaacaattattactGTCCAGTGCTGTGTGAGGTTTggttgcaaaacaatttaaaaactggtagaaaaaacttttcaaaacaattatcatgaatgcgtgtgtgtaaacaatctaatcagctgctgcgtatacatatgtaataattttatgacgtttggcgatgttgtcaattaaatttcggagaaataaacgcgaaaattttccaaaatggctgttttcttccttcgaaatctattgtcaacactctcatttttcaacgcgaaagaatgaTTTAGGGACTTTTTTCGTGCCAataaacatagtacctacctttaaagtgcattttggaagtgtaatgtggatgaggtataaaatatttaaatgtcagacaaattaactcaattgatgcgtagtttcttgttcctctagatttcggcaagactttacaggaataagtttgttttcatttataattttggttatttaaggaaaagtaatcgcgaaaataaagtggttttcaactcgaaaaccgaacatagtacctaccctaaactcgaacttaatacccacctttaaggccggtactatgttcattcttgcgaaaaatttttatggaaaccattatttcgcacatagaaagcggcgtttttttaggtagcttggagcgctattttacaggagcGTTAtttgattaagttggtggttgttgcttgtttttacaaaataacattttatttttccttgggcaattgatctgctattcctttgatcctttgtatagtttcggaacaaaaatatggtccgtgtttgatttataaacccgcacaaatagtttttaataaataaattatttcttaattcacattgcaaatggcgccgtgctataaacgtcagtttttcaacacgaaaaaacaaagtatcacaaatggaaaaaatttcgcaaatttttcgcattttttggttttgtatggagtttcaacgcgaaaaacgaacagagtaccggcctttaccatggaaaggccggtactatgttcattcttgcgaaaaaattttatggaaaccattatttcgcacatagaaagcggcgtttttttaggtagcttggagcgctattttacagggagcgatattggattaagttggtggttgttgcttgtttttacaaaataacattttatttttccttgggcaattgatctgctattcctttgatcctttgtatagtttcggaacaaaaatatggtccctgtttgatttataaacccgcacaaatagtttttaataaataaattatttcttaattcacattgcaaatggcgccgtgctataaacgtcagtttttcaacacgaaaaaacaaagtatcacaaatggaaaaaatttcgcaaatttttcgcattttttggttttgtatggagtttcaacgcgaaaaccgaacagagtaccggcctgaaactagaaattcacatttactcgaaattcacatataccctgccaacattttttgaatttgggggcgcttctgagaatccccactacgtcgaaaacaatcatatacgacatcaaaaactcgtcggaaaagcgccgtcactattgagaagttgtaccacgccaagttactacgaaaaagtttctcatcagtacaattattaggtgcctatttagatcaatttcgaaggactccaataagaacccctgcaaactatcagaaaaagtgcattttaaggtaattgtagaagaatcattgtggtcaagtaaaacacgattgtgtagatgtttattgatttgattaaacatttataatttcttataaatataacatttttcggtttatctcatcacatttaacataattttttgcattaataaaagaatgatgttgagttttaagtagcaagttacatattgcagtgtctatcagccagtttgtttattttcgatggagacagcgtgcctggaaaaatatttgaaaaacgatcactttattctatttggaaagtcgaaaattgttcaccatatacctttcacaattttaagcgtaatatctatgttttcagaactttattttcgtttttatttaaataaaatataacaagctggttgcgcttggcgtttcacaaaaaataaaatggctcttctaacagtagtgatggcaaaatactttcatgtacattttgtactttttgatatgcttcccccatcacagttcgcgatggttgtggtgacatttacgagtctgtggtagcgatgaggatgaaatggaactttgaaatgctggcagggtatgcAACATATGTTCAAATAATTACCGAGAGCGCAGAgggaaaaacattttatgttattttcacatgtccatgttcttaagagcctttgtttattcttttttttctatgaaactttttcaatattttgacatatattttgaatagggtatgttattcggggtatatcccaaattctaaaattgacgtgtttttgaggaaaatttgtgttttgataTTGATTTGGGAAAACGTCTCgttttgaaatgcttataaagggaaaacctTTCAAACTCCAAAACAGGATTGGTGAGAACGCCATATTGCATTCGAGAAACTATTGGAATTATACTGTGGagtgtaatgtctgttttttgttgagaacgtgaGAACATAAATATTccctaaaattttgggaattttagcatttttcaaaggtTTGGGTTTATTGGGATTGTATTGgagatattgagtactcatttaatagtaacgagtactcaaaaaaattagtcagtaacgagtacttgcaATCAAATACTCGTCACTTTCCCAACACTAATAGTGTGGTTGCGTGGctataattaattttgaattgtgttcaataattttttttataacaattccAAGTATCAGGGACGAACAATATTCCTTTACTTAACACAATATTCACtcataaaatcaaattattcaCATCCTTTgattgataaaaaattgtcacTGGAGAAAAACATAGCAATATAACTCGTAAATTCCTTTGTCGTCGTCGGAGTGTGAAAAACGTGATTTTGTGAACGAGACGAAGAAAAGAAAGCGTATAAAATCCACACAAAGTGCAAATGCAATAAAGGAAGTGACAGAGGAAGATTTGATTTCAAGTGTTTGGCATAGTGAGtggataatttttgcaaaaagaaaTTTGTGTCCCGTCTGTTAGAAATTGAGCAGCAACACACACGAAAAattgcatagaaaaaaaaaatacattgaaGGTTATCTTTTTGGATTggatttcttttctgaaaacgaATCACCGGAGTGCTGGCGAGAGAGTGAGTGAGCGTACGTTTGTTGTTGCTTCTGCTgctacgtgtgtgtgtgtgagtgcgcGTAGAAGTAAACCGGAGTGTACCGCCTCAAAGAAGAAGAAGATCACATAAAAGTCAACagcagaaaaaattgtaaaacaaacaaaaatggctCAGGAAAATTCAGATATGTCCACAAAATTCTCCACACTAAATGTCAATGCTGCAGAATTTGTACCAAGTTTTGGTAGTTTCAGTGCGGCAGTGGTCAGTTCCATAAATAATGACAGTCCGGTTGCCGCCCCCATAATTGCCCCCATGGACACAACCAGCGTGCCTGCCTCAGTCAGCGGCACTCCTGCCACCACACCTAATTCGGATGCATCTGCTTCGGGCTCCATGAATGCTCTCAACCAAGCTGGTGATGTGCCGCCAGCGGAGTCACCGATGCAAACGTCACCTGTCAAGACTGCAGCTCCTGTGGAAAATATCAATACAGCCGATAAAATTGCAGCTAACAATGGTAATTATGACTATTTTCCCTAAGAGAAGGACGGCAGGTTTTGTTTATATGGATAGCATAAAGTGGGTTGTGGGTCAtacaaaaaaaggataagttgcAAAAATGCATATGAGAAAAGTGACGTCATATTCAATGACTATCACAGATGTTGgaggacataattttctatttttgtttttgtccttGCGATCATTACGATTTGTGTTATGTTCGCAGAGCCTAATGggaataatattaaatattgtttagttttttattcattattttctatttgttcAATATAACCTCAATCTTTAGTGTTTGTAAAGccaactacaaaaattttggaagtttcaCTTCTATCAAtaggatttatttttttttgttcaaaaatatattttttagaaaattagcaAACGAATATTTTATGTTTCGTTTGAAtattattgattttattatCTCCGCTGAAGTTATTGAACTAACCCCTCCACTTTCATTTGATAGCTActgcaaaaaatgttgacacgtTAACTAGTTGGgcagttgctgttgttgttgcctcTGACTGTTTTTACCAATATgtctttctttttgtttacccaTAGGAGTATGGGATTATTTGTACTGGATTCGTTGGTAAGAAGACACCAAAGTGATATTCATTGGTAATTTCTCAATAGCAATACATTTGCCGTTCATTAGCCGCATAGACACGTTGAGAAACTACAAGTATACTTGTAGGAAttaatacaacaacaaaaatccaatgtggtggtatagaaaaaaatgcttaGCCATCGATATCAAGTTATTGCAAGTTCATTGGTCGTTAATGTCCAACACACTCTACACAGAGAATCCGTAATTCGCAAATTTTAGTGGGGATAGTCCCACTCTATTTTTAGCCTATTAAGACCGTATCATCGTGTCgtgaataatattataattcctGAATTACAAATAAAATCGATATCTAATTTTAAcactaggttaggtaaggttgtTACAGTAGCTATTGGACTATCTTGTCCATTGGAATGTCACTTCTTTCTAATTAATGGGAGCAAATCCTGCTATATTTTTAACTGAGACGAGATAAACTTTGGATTTTATTCCCAATATCGATTTAACAATACttattgattttttgaaaaatatcagaGTCATGCAAATGGTTGGGTGAAACTCCTGAACTTCTTGGAAAACTACTTCGACCAGCCAAATGAGGAGGTCGGACTAATGTCGGATATaaacatttgtattttttttttaatttttgtcttGATTAAAATTTGCTTGGACTTATAGTTGGATCTGGTGGTGGGAATAGCACGTTCGACGGCCTAATATTGATGGAAAGCATCTTACCCATTCAGACGAATAGATGGGACTGTGGAAGTTTTCAGCTCTTGATGGTCCCAAAACTGGGAGTCAAAATTCTTGGGCAAGATTTGCTCGGACCTATAGTTGGATCTGGTGGTGGGAATAGCACGTGTGACGGCGTAATATTGGTGGAAAATATCTTACCCATTCGAACGAATAGCTCTTTCAGCTCTTAATTGTCCTAAAACTGGGGGTATTTTTTTGTGGATGGGGACGATATTTTTGATTTGGGTATTTCTGTAAATTTGGAAGTTTTCGATTTATTTGTTCGAAGTTTCACACACAATATGATATAATAATCTTTTGATGGGATTTGTTGGGATTGTTCAAAACCTGTTCAGTATAGCAAGTTGAGAAGTTGAAAGTAAtggtttaaagggtgatacgatcaaaaatttggtcaaggaaaagcgcgtgtaaatcggtggaatcgtttatttaaaaaaatcaaattaaatttctttttcaagttcaataagtataaaattcaggaaaaatattcagttaggctttcgcttttccaaatccgaattgtcgggcctcacgcttgacacctgccatcagattttgtacagccaccttgtccaccttcttcgccgcagaaagccagtttgccttgaactgctgctcgtccttagaagttttgttggtcttctttaggttccgcttgagaaTAGCcctgtatttctcaattgggcggagctctggcgtgttgggagggttcttgtccttggtaaccacctgcacgttgttggcggcgtaccactccatggcctttttaccgtaatggcaagatgccaaatccggccaaaacagtacggaacaaccgtgtttcttcaggaaaggcagcagacgtttattcaaatactcttttcacgtaaatttcttggttggcagtcccggaagctatgaaaatgctgcttttcaagccacaggtacagatggcttgccaaaccagatatttctttgcgaactttgacagttttatgtgcttgaaaatatctgctacctttccccttccttttgcgtataaaactcctgtcccggaagctgcttgtagtcggctttgacgtagatttcgtcgtccattaccacgcagtcaaacttcgtcagcatcgtcgtgtacagcttccgggatcgcgctttggccgtcgtattttgtttatcatcgcgatttggagtcactaccttcttgtaagtcgatagtccggctcgttttttggctcgatgcacggttgtagacgatacacccggcttatttgcggcatctcggagagagagaggttagggtttcgcttgaaactaccggcaactctctttgtcgtctcagcggcttccggttttcgatttcctcccgatccagacttcctggcttcctggacaaacgttccccaaacactttaattacatttgtaatggttgatttggcaacttttagcaattttgccagctttgcgtgcgagtagctcggattttcgcgatgcgcgagcaaaattttgatacgctgctcttcttgcttggacggcattttgacaactgaagagtgaattccaaaatcaaaataggagcaacattctacacacacacacacaccttcaaaatgaggggtgttcaggttttttaaatgcaaaattgaaagaaatacgtcaagtttatattgaccaaattgtgaccgtatcaccctttatagttgGATCTGGTGGTGAGAATAGCACGTGTGACGGCATAATATTGATGGAAAGCATCTTACCCATTCAGCTCTTAATTGTCCCAAAACTGGGggtattttttcgtggatggggacgaTATTTTTGATTTGGGTATTTGGTGGGTATTTCTGTAAATTTGGAAGTTTTCGATTTATTTGTTCGAAGTTTGAGATTTTTCAAAACctgttcagtataataaatcaagTTGAAAATAATGGTTTATATGCAATTctttttttaacatctaaaataaaattaaagaaagaaaacctCTATATTCCATGGTATACAAGAGATTGCAAATGAAGCATTTTGGCGGCCCAAGTGCGAAATTCATATCATTTCGCGAGGAATCGGGCCTAAATATATTGCCCCTCATCAGTGTTCATcattaatatgaaaaatatattccataaatatagaataaaattggaTGATCGACCAATATGAATGTGACTCATCTTCATTGAGTTACCACCCAGTTTTGTTACTTGGGTATTTAGTACATTTTCGCTCATAAATAAATTGTGACTGAAGTCTCATTTTCATTTGTCGAGCGTCTGGATGCCGATCGCCAGTCTTCTTGTTTTGTGTTTCCAAATcgatcttgatcttattgcaacTTGCAGGTTAGGTTTTGTATCGgtaattactgattttctacaacgGCCTATTTCTTTATAGCACTGGCTTGCTGTCAGTGGAGGCCACGTTTCCATTATGTTGCGATAGCGATGGATAGGACCCATCGGTCGGTTGTAATTGTTGTTTGGATTCGATTCAGTTACATCAATATATCCTCGATAGTGTGTATCGTACAAGGCAAAgccatatttat encodes:
- the SC35 gene encoding SR family splicing factor SC35; protein product: MNSRSKMSNNNGGRPPPRIDGMISLKVDNLTYRTTPEDLRRVFERCGDVGDIYIPRDRHTRESRGFAFVRFYDKRDAEEALEAMDGRKLDGRELRVQMARYGRPTSPSNNNRRYNGGRRGGGGGGRRRSRSPMRRRSRSPRRRSYSRSRSPQSRSPVRRTKFSRSPIRRSLSRSGSRNGLGGAGIGGIGERGRSISRSRSRS